The genomic stretch ggtgaaggcagctggatgggggaaggaggagggattggggaaggaggagggatgggggaaggagtctggattggtgaaggaggagggattggggaaggaggagagatggggtaaggaggagggattggggatgtaatttctGAGGATGGGTCTGATTGAgatggcgaggggggcggagagaatgtttgttcaatagagggtgaggggggctgagaaggggagttggaagtagaaggagaaggggactgggaaggaggagaagggggcacataaagagaaggagaggtgggctgagaaggggagtggaaaggggagggggcctgggaagctgagggggccggtgaagctgagggggactgggaagctgagggggcctgggaagctgagggggactgggaaggtgagggggactgggaagctgagggggactgggaaggtgagggggactgggaaggggagggggagtgagaaggggagggggattgagaaggggagggggagtgagaaggggagggggagtgagaaggggaggggggcttagAAGGCGCCTGATGTTGCCTCCCTGCATCtggttgccgttgtggtcgtcctataatgatatatgtgttatattttagaTTGCATGTTAAATTTCAGAAACACCATttgtcaattacactgttctgtcccatgtaaaagacacagggctttttttttattaagatttttcaaactcttcatgttggccacagcaaccaAAATGATTCTACTAAACTTTTTTGATGCTCATTactgaatctattccattgagtcatattgattggtataggcaacatcaccagatcactattcaagccaccttattatatagacaccactgatcaagttatttggtacagtttccagcctgggtattaattctggacaacatgcacttgttttgaatcactttgctacagtcagtactgtttgccctaaccacacacactgtcatatttattaaatTTGTTCAGTCAGTGTTGCTATTAcagactaccacttagtgtaaatttgcaaaatttatgctaataatctctgttatgtaatgtaacttactgcgtgcacgcatttcccggatttgctggcggatctccgccaacagttcaggagtcctcctgcggagatcactccatctcctctcgagttggatgatggtccgcctgctgcggacgcgagaccgcagtaggtggcggacctccgcgtaggcctcgcgcttaacccgatttgggataaagcgcccaacgcggcctacgcggcggtccatcaccgcaaccaggacgcggagctcccgcctggtgaaaggtgctgcacgcatcatggcaatggcgttttccttatttgggcatatatttatagtgtgtgttagcatgtgatttGTCTAAAATCTATGCCGCCATTTcaattaactttattgatctttgcaatgctgtgaagagcacagtggtaatttcgctcgagcggaaatacgcagtcgcggaagagaaaaaagaaaaaaagaatttaaCACACAACCAACTaaaacacccacacaaacacagacacacacacacacacacttttttaataaattgtaaaaatatctgtgtactcaccacagtttgtgtgataattcagctggacagtcacaaagtggtcaacattcagtttcatttgtttgtgtttttttaaaaaaaaaacaggattttatgaaagaaaacaaataaggacactatttagcaacatcacattattagattcgaaaataacacattgtaagcttaacctgtttACGGTTATTTTTGAAAAACATAATTAGAGATTCCCACACACCCgaataattacacaatgaccttacaatagcaagCCAAATTTCTGCGTTACAAAATGAgcataagcatactgtgtttttGATTAATttcaaaaagtaaataaaaaaacactatacctgaaatattcttcaacaatgcttgccctgacttggcttcccctccgtgtaacactccccccaccgaagcgacggacaacccctggctcctcatgaggcaattcctctgtctgaggaagctctacgctactccttaccgcgatgttatgtagtatagcgcacaggaccactagtttacttgccatctccggcgaatacatgatgtcgccaccagtgcggtggagcacacgaaaccgtcctttaaggaccccaattgtgcgctccaccagctgtctagtggcagtaagcgcggagttaaatgccgtctgtggtcctggcctgggattacggtaaggagtcatgagccagggggtgcaaggatatccacggtctcctgtttgaggagaagtaaaaattagaaagagtatattcctaaaattgtttaaaaatggcaggaaattatgttggccaactcacccaataaccacatgtctgctcgttgacttgatcttaatctgtgccatatccctgattgtctaatgacataagcatcatgcgagtttccgggaaacttggcattcagggaaaggatctggagggatggcccacaaacaaccattacattcagagaatgaaagtttcctgtttctataaatttcttcattatgtcttggtggcacaatagctacatgtgtgccatccacaaccccaataacatgtgggaagcgactaccaccttcctcaaattgccgcttcaccacatctagggcaccaacatccaaaggcatagcaataaattgcttaacccgctttatgaaagcctggctgacacgccgcaggaccttactgaactggccctgcgacatgccaaccaggtctccaacaacatgtTGAAAAGaccctgtggccaaaaaatgtaacacagcaaggaattgtgtcaatggtggtattgctgtaggataccgaattgaagactccagatcactctctattatggagagagtgtctaggattagatgtggtggcagcctgtatctacgcacaacaacatcatctggcatcccaaaaagtaggacacgggtgcggaaaattggtggcctagcacgcctccgttaccttggttgatgaggagccggttgcggttgtggggctggcggttggggtgggagtgctgccgtgggttggggtgggagggcttctgctgccacaaacactgacatcacacactttaaaaaaattaaaaagatatgttgaataagacaaatgcaatccaaaaaaaaaaaaaaaacaactgaaaacggggtgtcaacttactgcaggagcatacgacattttttctgggttcaattccggaacaatttgaaattgagacaaaaaaggaaaaacacaaattaaaagtgTGAAACCTACATAGttttttctaaaaaataaaaaaatatgtcaaCCAACAATACAGACACATAATAAGAGCATCAAAGACATAACAAACACCTAAGTGTAAATAACGATAAATAGGTTCGACATCTAAAATAGATTCCAATAAAAatttagccctttagtagctagtacagacaagaacagcactactttgcagaacaatcctgggaaaaattatttaatttattataaagatggatgacaaacataagcaaaacactttgatcaaacacaaacagccacaaacacaggccaaggggacttacctgctcctccgaaAACAACAGTAAATTAGTGTTTTTGGGCACACTAAACAACACAACCAAAAAGGGGATAAatctcccaaaataagacacctacaagagaccaaaaatgacagtaagcacacatagagcccattaacacaaacagccacaaacacaggccaaggggacttacctgctcctccgaaAACAACAGCAAATTAGTGTTTTTGGGCACACTAAACAACACAACCAAAAAGGGGATAAatctcccaaaataagacacctacaagagaccaaaaatgacagtaagcacacatagagcccattaacacaaacagccacaaacacaggccaaggggacttacctgctcctccgaaAACAACAGTAAATTAGTGTTTTTGGGCACACTAAACAACACAACCAAAAAGGGGATAAatctcccaaaataagacacctacaagagaccaaaaatgacagtaagcacacatagagcccattaacacaaacagccacaaacacaggccaaggggacttacctgctcctccgaaAACAACAGCAAATTAGTGTTTTTGGGCACACTAAACAACACAACCAAAAAGGGGATAAatctcccaaaataagacacctacaagagaccaaaaatgacagtaagcacacatagagcctattaacacaaacagccacaaacacaggccaaggggacttacctgctcctccgaaAACAACAGTAAATTAGTGTTTTTGGGCACACTAAACAACACAACCAAAAAGGGGATAAgtctcccaaaataagacacctacaagagaccaaaaatgacagtaagcacacatagagcccattaacacaaacagccacaaacacaggccaaggggacttacctgctcctccgaaAACAACAGCAAACTAGTGTTTTTGGGCACACTAAACAACACAACCAAAAAGGGGATAAatctcccaaaataagacacctacaagagaccaaaaatgacagtaagaacaacatttttacattagtccacaaaacagaaacactaaagCACAGGTTTAGTGTTATAAATTTACATTCAAACTATAGATTAACaacatttaatatttaataaacaaaaaataaaattgctACAACAAACAGAGTTGCATTTAACAACAAGAcgaatgcacgaatactcacaaacggaatttcgcaaaaagtatgcaatactgtctatatgctaaacgcgaacaaacgtcaaaatgtatgcttgacaattactcactcagaaaagaacaatagcaccttcacgcacgggcCAACAAACTCCAAACTGCAACATCCAAAATActacaaactccaaactaccaacactcacagcgtgcaaagtaggcccttaaataagcagtgcaatcattagcaagattaccatactgtacacctgtgtgaatgaacgcgccgcacgtaggtataaataggcacacacctgggcgtacacacgtcatctccaacatggcttctcgtgaggaattagcagcagagatggaccgcattgcacagcagcagatggcattggcgaaaaaacgcctagagtgccagaaacggatgttggaatacgcctctgcggattctgaacaggcaggacctagtactctgcaaatgtcagcttctgagccccaacaattgagtggggataccctgccacacacacatactggccaaactgaggaggaatcagcattagccacacaaacacaacagacagaagctgctagtgaggaggaagatggtgaggagcaacaggaagaaacctcacaggctacctccagacgtaagaaaagacagccagcattcactaagagggagttgcgtgtcttggtcacgcaggccatgtccaaagtacatagaggccccaaaaacatgggtgctgctacaaaagatcgcatctggagggacatcacacattctgtgaatgaagttggctctgtcgtcagaacatcgcaggaagttagacgacggtaagtgcatcttgccagtcctttttctgtgctaagttgacttaaaaatgtag from Pseudophryne corroboree isolate aPseCor3 chromosome 5, aPseCor3.hap2, whole genome shotgun sequence encodes the following:
- the LOC134927689 gene encoding putative nuclease HARBI1, with product MCDVSVCGSRSPPTPTHGSTPTPTASPTTATGSSSTKILSLNAKFPGNSHDAYVIRQSGIWHRLRSSQRADMWLLGDRGYPCTPWLMTPYRNPRPGPQTAFNSALTATRQLVERTIGVLKGRFRVLHRTGGDIMYSPEMASKLVVLCAILHNIAVRSSVELPQTEELPHEEPGVVRRFGGGSVTRRGSQVRASIVEEYFRYSVFLFTF